GAAAAAACAGCGGAGCTGGAAAAGTGGCAGGATATGCGACTGATCTAATGGCAACGATGCAAGAAACATTAAAAGCTTCTTCTGGTATTGATTTAAAAGAACTATTAGAAAGTTTTGCTGGAAAAGGTGCTGTGCAGCAGGTGGTGAGTGAGAAGCCTGTTGTGCAAGTAGTGGAAGAAAACGAGAAAAGTGAAAAATAACGAAGAAGGCCTCTAGCATTAGGGGCCTTTTTAGGCTCTAATGCAAAGCGAAAATAAAAGAGAATATAGCGCATATATTTCTAGCGGAATTATATTTGATGATATAAGTGCAAACAATTGATGGATGAATTCTTTCTAGTTTGGGCAGGTTGATTCTGTAAATCAATTTTTCTTTTTCATACTGATCATGTCCTTTTTTAGATTGATAGTATCAGTATGTCAAGGTTTTATAAATTTCTTGCACCAGAATCTCGCTAGCATCATACATGCCGCACTCATACCACCTAATGCTTTGGAAAGAAATAATGCCCATATATGATTGGCAAATTCAAATAAAGATTCAGATGAAGATGAAGAACAAAGAAGTAACCCCAGTATAATCAATTTTTGATTAAATCTATCTATATTCCGGTGATAGGAGGTGTTAGTAATTGAGTAAATGTAGCAATATTTCATTATATCAGTAACTAATTGTAACGTATTCATATAAAAAGACATTATAGGAACAACGAGATTGATTCCTAAAAATAAAGAAATTGAATAATATCAAGGCTAAAGATATCTTTTCTGCTGCATACAATTATGTTATTTCTTTCAATGTGTTAAATTTAATTGAAATAAAGTAAATTTAGATTAATGGAGAAATGATTGTATGTTAAACTACATTAAAATATGTTTAATTATAATTCGTTACACAACTTGCTACAAGAACATTAGGAGGATTAGAAAGATGAGGAAATTGAAAGCAAATATATACAAGTATGGAAAGGCTAATATCCTTTACTAAACAGGCTCATTTCAATGGAGGAAGTATTTGGAATCAATCCTGATATCGAAGAATTTCAAAAAGGATTGAAAATAGCGTTAGAGAAACAGAATTAATTTAATATGGGGAATTTGAACTTCATATAGCGTTTGAAAAAGCTACTTTTATTCAAGGGAGATTACAAATAGGATGGACTGTTGTGTATAGCGTAACTCAAATGTTTTTATAGTTATATAAACAGAATTGTTAATGTGACATAAAAATTATTGTGTAACTCCATTTTTATCCCGCATTAACGGACAGTAACACTCCCACCTCAAAATTTAGCGAAAGCAAAGAAGTTAGGTGGGAGATGAACTGTCCGTAAAAGCCCGATTCGTTCAACTAATAATCAGTGGGGGATGAAGAAAACCCCCACTGATTAAAGTTTCACTTTATTTTTAACATTCTTTAAAGATGGTAAGAAGCGAGAAATATCTTAGGAAGGCTATTTATATCAGCATTATTTCGTAAAAGCATAATAAAAATCATGTATTTTTATCCCGCATTAACGGGCAGTAAGACCCCCACCGAAAACAAAGAAGTTAGGTGGGGGATCAAGACCCCCACTGATTAAAATTTCACTTTATTTAGTGTGCTGTTATCGCAGTTTTTATAAGGAACAGAGGAGACTTAATGTATGAAAAAAAGAATTGTAATCATAGAAGATGAAGATAATATCCGAGAAATATGTAAACGGTACTTGGAAAGAGAAGGATATGAAGTATACACCGCTGTAAACGGAACAGAAGGTTGGAATGTATTTCAGCAATATCAACCAGATTTAATTATTCTAGACTTGATGATGCCGAAAAAAGATGGCTGGGAATTATGTGAGGAAATTCGCCAATACTCTAATGTCCCTATTATTATGTTAACCGCTAGAGGAGAAGAAAGAGATCGAATTTTAGGATTAACAATGGGCGCGGATGATTATGTGACAAAGCCGTTTTCACCTCGTGAATTAGTATTAAGGGTGCAAATTATATTAAGAAGAGGAAATCAAGCAACGATACAAGAGAAAGAACCTGTATCAGAAATGATAGAGTTCCTAGATTTGAAGATTGATCCAACGAAAAGACGTGTATTTGTTTGTGGACATGAAATTGAGTTAACAGTGAAAGAATTTGAGGTACTTTATATAATGGCAAAACATCCAAAACAAGTATTCTCACGATCTCAACTTCTTGAACAGATATGGAATTTTGAGTATGAAGGGTGCACAAATGCAGTAACTGTGTTAATGAGTCGTCTACGTGAAAAATTGGAGAAGCATACAACAAAGAATCGTTGGATTCATACAGTTTGGGGCATAGGATATCGCTTTGAGCCAGATGGAGGAAATGAAACATGAAGTTACGGAATCAATTGTTATTGATGAATTTATTAAGCACGGGAATCATAGTAATTTCGATCTGGTATAGTGACAGAAGAATGTTACTTAGACCGGAACAAACACGGCTATTAATAGGAATTGTGATGGTAGCGATGATTCTTTCAACGATTATTTACTGGTTAATGACACGTCCTATTATGAGATCTATTCAAAATTTAATTGCATTAACGAAACAATTTAGTGATAGACACTTTGAAACGATGTATATAATCGGGAAAGAACCAGAAGAGTTTAAAGAATTAGCGACAGCTTTTCAACAAATGGCTAAAAAATTAGAAGAAAGCTTTACTAAGTTAGAACAAGGAGAAAAAGCACGTACAGAACTAATTGCGAATATTTCCCATGATTTACGAACCCCTATGGCTAGCATACAATTGATGATAGAAGCGTTACAAGATGGTTTAATTGAAGATCCTAATATGAAAATGCAGTATCTAACAACAATCCTAAACGAAATTCAAAGATTAAGTGGATTAATTAATAATTTGTTTGAGCTTTCTAAGCTAGAACTTGGACAAGGAGCCTTTCATCCCAGTTTAACACATGTGGACAGCATTCTATTAGAAGTACTAGATTCCCATGCGATCTTATTGAAGGACAAAAATATCCATTTGCAATTGCACGTTTCGGATACATTGCCACGACTTTGGATTATGCCATGTAAAATAGTGCGGGTTATCAGTAATTTGTTACATAATGCGATTCGGCATTCCCCCACATTTGGAACAATCGAGTTAATTGTGGAGGAAAATAAACAAAAACAGCAAGTTACATTCATTTTGCGTGATGAAGGGGAAGGGATTTCTTACGATGATCAATTACGTATATTTGAACGTTTTTTCAGAACAGATCCATCAAGAAGTTCACAATCTGGAGGGTCTGGACTTGGACTCGCCATTGCAAAATCACTAGTTGAAATACACAAAGGAGAAATTGGTGTTCAAGATCGTTCGGATGGGAAACAGGGATGTGAATTTTGGTTTACTCTTCCCATTGCATCAGAAAAGAAATAATACGGTTGAAAGACTTTTGTAACATTTATGAGAGAGAAATGAAAGATTTGTTAGCTATGATGAAGTTAATCTTACTAGTAGATGTTCTAACTCATCTAGAAAACAAGGAGAAAAATGACGATGAAGAAATTAAAACCAACACTTAGTGTATTAGGTAGTGTAACAATGGCACTGACTTTGGCATCCCCTGCGTTAGCTGAAACAACACCTGAACAAGACGGAAAAGTGGAAACTTTTAAAGAAAATAAAAATATGAAGGAAGGGCAAAATATTATCTATGATGGTTCTGAAAAAAAGGGAATCATAATTATGGAAGAGCCTCAGGAAAATAATGACTGGGATAATGATGGCATTCCTAATGATGTAGAAGAAAAAGGGTTTAAAATTGTATTTAATAAAAAGACAGGGAAAAATGAAGCCCAACCATGGGATCAACAGCAAGACTTTGGTGAAAAGAGATTTATAACAAATCCTAGGAGTGCAAACTCAGATGGAGATCCTTTTACAGATAGCTATGAAGTGGAGCATTATGGCAGTGATTCTGATGTAGATTTCAATCCCATGATTGCGAATGTGCCAAATCTACAAATTGCTGTAAAACGCATCGATATTACTCCAGTTGCTAGTATTACAGATTCAAATGGTGAATCACGTACTAAGAGTTGGGAAAAAAGTTTATCGGTACAACATTCTTTTAATGTAGGTTTAGCTGGTGAAGCCGGTGCTGAGGGATCAGCAGCGGGTCCTGTACCTTCAGGAAAAGGATCGTTAAATGTGGGGTATGGTTATTCTAATACAAAAACAGAAACAGAAAGTATTTCTAATAGTTTTGATTGGTCAACAGCAACAACTGTTGATTCAGCTAAAGCAGCAAATGTGCGCTTCCATCTAGAATATAAAAATACGGGTACAGCATCTGCTGGGGATGTTTCACCTCACTTTAACATTCGATTAGGAAATAAAATTATCAATACTGTAAAGGCAACACAAGACCGTTATAAGGCAAACTTGTTAACTACAGAAAAAGGTGGAAACAATAAAACTGAAATTCTAATGGACAGTGTAGAAGGTCAAGCGGATGTGAAAATTTCCCTAACACTGGATGAATTAAAAGCAGTAGAACAAGGGGCACCTCTTTCTATTGAAGTATTGCCTACTAGTACGATGAATGTGTATACAATGAAAGATGGGAAATTTGAAAATTTAGGAGATTGGGCGCATTTTGCGTCTAATGTAAATGCTTCTACTACATTAGTAGAAACAAATTTGGGTTCTATACCAAAATTTAGAGTGTATACACCAAAAAAGGATAAAACAAAACCTGCTAGCGTTGATCATAATCTTTCATTGGACGAATTTTTTAAAAATAGCGGGATAGATAGTTATGCTTGGACAGCAAACGCTGTAGTAAATGGTCAGCTAAACAAAAATCTAGTTCGTTATGGTCCAAATCGTTCTCTTTTAGAACGAGGTGTGAACCTTGGTTTCTTTGATAACCGCGTACTACGACCAACTCTA
This sequence is a window from Bacillus pseudomycoides DSM 12442. Protein-coding genes within it:
- a CDS encoding sensor histidine kinase — translated: MKLRNQLLLMNLLSTGIIVISIWYSDRRMLLRPEQTRLLIGIVMVAMILSTIIYWLMTRPIMRSIQNLIALTKQFSDRHFETMYIIGKEPEEFKELATAFQQMAKKLEESFTKLEQGEKARTELIANISHDLRTPMASIQLMIEALQDGLIEDPNMKMQYLTTILNEIQRLSGLINNLFELSKLELGQGAFHPSLTHVDSILLEVLDSHAILLKDKNIHLQLHVSDTLPRLWIMPCKIVRVISNLLHNAIRHSPTFGTIELIVEENKQKQQVTFILRDEGEGISYDDQLRIFERFFRTDPSRSSQSGGSGLGLAIAKSLVEIHKGEIGVQDRSDGKQGCEFWFTLPIASEKK
- a CDS encoding response regulator transcription factor, coding for MKKRIVIIEDEDNIREICKRYLEREGYEVYTAVNGTEGWNVFQQYQPDLIILDLMMPKKDGWELCEEIRQYSNVPIIMLTARGEERDRILGLTMGADDYVTKPFSPRELVLRVQIILRRGNQATIQEKEPVSEMIEFLDLKIDPTKRRVFVCGHEIELTVKEFEVLYIMAKHPKQVFSRSQLLEQIWNFEYEGCTNAVTVLMSRLREKLEKHTTKNRWIHTVWGIGYRFEPDGGNET
- a CDS encoding binary toxin-like calcium binding domain-containing protein encodes the protein MKKLKPTLSVLGSVTMALTLASPALAETTPEQDGKVETFKENKNMKEGQNIIYDGSEKKGIIIMEEPQENNDWDNDGIPNDVEEKGFKIVFNKKTGKNEAQPWDQQQDFGEKRFITNPRSANSDGDPFTDSYEVEHYGSDSDVDFNPMIANVPNLQIAVKRIDITPVASITDSNGESRTKSWEKSLSVQHSFNVGLAGEAGAEGSAAGPVPSGKGSLNVGYGYSNTKTETESISNSFDWSTATTVDSAKAANVRFHLEYKNTGTASAGDVSPHFNIRLGNKIINTVKATQDRYKANLLTTEKGGNNKTEILMDSVEGQADVKISLTLDELKAVEQGAPLSIEVLPTSTMNVYTMKDGKFENLGDWAHFASNVNASTTLVETNLGSIPKFRVYTPKKDKTKPASVDHNLSLDEFFKNSGIDSYAWTANAVVNGQLNKNLVRYGPNRSLLERGVNLGFFDNRVLRPTLSYSSYDYSKKKIYASVIPGLFNISEEIFVTVNNKEGKQQKVKLVRNKNSNVYESKENEPVDLAVNKRALGETPVKFELNDVQNNKTEVSVPLVSNKSYLEAIDKLVVDNSGEPILEGKQYYLKTNVNIREGVQEDWHIGLSQTINGRYVHFSPQSNWDRLRLGPIQKAIHGADIQATPVMIERKGQPKPGQPFKKDEEVFLKFTNSSYSGYQYLNIGNGYDYNWLDTENNRSSIKLDKLPNEKSFYLKSDSTYITFRQNNWTASVADNGSAPVVASSEFILKPEHTNSPGNNHKWELESIK